CTGTCGCCCTTCATCGCCTTCGCCCTAACGATCATCGCCGGCGCGGTTCTGTTCGCGCTGCTCGGCGTCAACCCGCTGAGCGCATTCGAGATCTATTTCATCGAGCCGATCAGCCAGGTCTGGCAGCTGCATGAGCTGGCGATCAAGGCCGCGCCGTTGATCCTGATCGCGGTCGGCCTGTCGGTCTGTTACAAGGCCAACATCTGGAACATCGGCGCTGAGGGACAGTTCATCCTCGGCGGCATTTTCGGCTCGGCCATTCCGGTGCTGTTTCCCGGGTTCGAAGGCCCGCTGGTGCTGCCGCTGATGCTGTTGTTCGGCATGGTCGGCGGTGCCGCCTATGCAGCAATCCCGGCTCTCTTGAAGACGCGCTTCGGCACCAACGAAATCCTGACCAGCCTGATGCTGGTCTATGTCGCCCAGCTTTTCCTCGACTGGCTGGTGCGCGGCCCTTGGCGCGATCCACAGGGCCACGGTTTCCCGCAGACGATCCAGTTCAATGACTCGGCGGTCCTGCCGGAACTGATGCCGGATGCCGGCCGCGCCAATTGGGGTTTTGTCTTCGCGCTTGTTGCAGCCGTGCTGATCTGGGTGCTGATGAGCCGCCTGCTCAAGGGTTTTGAGGTCCGCGTGCTCGGCTCCAGCCCGAGGGCAGGGCGCTTCGCCGGTTTCGGCCTCAACCGCATGGTGTTCTTCGCCTTCCTGCTGTCAGGCGCGCTGGCTGGGCTTGCCGGCATTTCGGAAGTCTCCGGCGCCATCGGCCAGCTCCAGCCGGTGATCTCGCCCGGCTACGGCTTCACCGCCATTATTGTCGCGTTCCTCGGCCGGCTCAATCCGCTCGGCATCGTCGCCGCCGGCCTGGTGCTGGCGTTGACCTATCTCGGCGGCGAGGCGGTGCAGAGCGCGCTCGGCATTTCCGACAAAGTGGCACGCGTGTTCCAGGGCATGCTTTTGTTCTTCGTGCTCGGCTGCGACACGCTCATCCACTATCGCATCCGTCTGGTCGGCATGGCGCTGACGAAAAGCGCGGCGAAGCTTGAAGCCGCGCCGAAGTTGAAGGAAGCCCGCTGATGGACATCGCCGTCAACATCCTTTTGACCATCGCCACGGCGGCGACGCCGCTTTTAATAGCGGCCATCGGCGAACTGGTGGTCGAGCGCTCCGGCGTGCTCAACCTCGGCGTCGAAGGCATGATGATCATGGGCGCCGTCGGCGGCTTCGGAGCCGGCTATCTCACGGGATCGCCCTGGATGGGCCTGTTGGCGGCAATTGCCATGGGCGCGGTGTTCTCGCTGCTGTTTGCGGTGATGACGCTGTCGCTCGCCACCAATCAGGTGGCGACCGGCCTGTCGTTGACGCTGCTCGGCCTCGGCCTTTCCGGCATGATGGGGACCAGCTTCGTCGGCCAGCCCGGCGAGCGGCTGCCAAACCTCTACGTTCCGGTGCTCACCGACATTCCCGTGGTCGGCAGGCTGTTGTTCGGCCAGGACCCGATCTTCTACATCTCGATCGCGCTGACGGCGGCCGTCATGTGGTTCCTGTTCAAGACCCGCACCGGCCTCACTCTGCGCTCGATCGGCGACAGCCACACATCGGCGCATGCGCTCGGCATCAAGGTCATCCGCTACCGCTATCTCGCGGTCATCTTCGGCGGCGCCTGCGCCGGCCTTGCCGGCGGCCATCTGTCGCTGGTCTACACGCCGCAATGGGTAGAGAACATGAGCGCGGGCCGCGGCTGGATCGCGCTGGCGCTGGTCGTCTTCGCCTCCTGGCGGCCGTGGCGCGTGCTCGCCGGCGCCTACATCTTCGGCGCGGTGTGGATCGGCCAGCTTCATGCACAGGCATTTGGCATTCCGGTGCCTTCGCAGCTGCTTTCTTCTCTGCCCTATCTGGCAACCGTCGTGGTTCTCGTTCTAATCTCGCGCAACAAGCGTCTGACGATGATGAACACGCCGGCTTCCTTGGGGCAGCCATTCGTTCCGGATCGTTGAAAACAAAAACAAACGGGAAGCTCCAAGGCTAAACTCAGAGAGGTAACACAATGAAAAAACTGCTTATCGCGTTGATGACCACGACCGCCGCCATGTCACTGGCGGCGTCGGCGCAGGCCGCCGACAAGTTGAAGGCATGCTGGGTCTACACCGGCCCGATCGGCGATTTCGGCTATTCCTACCAGCACGACCAAGGCCGCCTCGAGGTGGAGAAGGCGCTCGGCGACAAGGTCGAAACCGCCTATCTCGAGAACGTCTCGGAAGGTCCCGATGCCGACCGCGCTTTCGAGCGTCTGGCGCGCGAAGGCTGCAAGATCATCTTCGGCACCTCTTTCGGCTTCATGGACCCGGAAGTGAAGGTCGCCAAGAAGTTCCCCAAAGTGATGTTCGAGCACGCCACCGGCTACAAGACCGCTGACAATCTCGGCATCTACAATGCGCGCTTCTATGAAGGCCGCTACGTGCTCGGCCAGATCGCCGCCAAGGAATCGAAGGCAGGGGTCGCCGGCTATATCGTTTCTTTCCCGATCCCCGAAGTGGTGATGGGCATCAACTCCTTCATGCTCGGCGCGCAGTCGGTCAACCCGAACTTCAAGGCCAAGATCGTCTGGGTGAACTCCTGGTTCGATCCGGGCAAGGAAGCCGACGCGGCCAAGGCGCTGTTCGACCAGGGCGCCGACATCATCGTCCAGCACACCGATTCCACTGCGGCACTGCAGGTGGCGGAAGAGCGCAAGCTGCACGGCTTCGGCCAGTCCTCCGACATGATCAAGTTCGCGCCGAACGCGCAGCTGACCTCGCTGACAGACGAATGGGGGCCGTATTACATCAGCCGCGTTCAGGCGGCGCTCGACGGCACCTGGAAGCCTGACAATGTCTGGCTCGGCATCAAGGACGGCGCCGTCAAGCTGGCGCCCTTCACCAACATGCCGGACGATGTGAAGGCGATGGCCGAGGCAACCGCCAAGAAAATCGCAGATGGCTGGAACCCCTTCACCGGACCGGTCGCCAAGCAGGACGGCACGCCGTGGCTCAAGGACGGCGAAGTAGCCGACGACGGCACGCTGCTCGGCATGAACTTCTATGTGAAGGGCGTCGACGACAAGTTGCCGCAGTAAGTATCGGAAACGCAAAAGAGAAGGGGCGCCGCCCGGCGCCCTTTTTCACTTCGCGGGCTGCACGCTTCGACCGCGAAACCGCGCCGAGGGCTGTGCCAAAAATCCGAGGGCGCCGGGAGGCGCCCTTTTTGGTATTTTTCTAAACCGCCGAGCCGTAAAGGTCGTAGACGTCGGCGCGGTCGATCTTGACCGTGACGATGTCGCCTTGGCGCAGCGGGCGGCGCGACTGGATATGCACCGAACCGTCGATCTCGGGCGCGTCGTATTTTGTCCGGCCCTTGGCAGACGTGCCATGCGCCTCGTCGATCAGCACCGGCAGGCGCTTGCCGACCTTCTTGGCCAGCTGCGTCGCCGAGATCTTCTGCTGGCGCTGCATGAAGCGATGCCAGCGCGCTTCCTTGATCTCCTGCGGCACCTGTTCGAGGCCGAGATCGTTGGAGCGGGCGCCGCGGACCGGCTCGTATTTAAAGCAGCCGGCGCGATCGATCCTGGCCTCGTCCAGCCAGTCGAGCAGCATCTCGAAATCCTCGTCGGTCTCGCCGGGGAAACCGACGATGAAGGTCGAGCGTATCGCCAGATCCGGGCACACCTCGCGCCAGCCGCGAATGCGCTCCAGCGTCTTTTCGCCATGCGCGGGCCGACGCATGTTCTTCAGCACCTGCGGCGAGGCGTGCTGGAAGGGGATGTCCAGATAGGGAAGGATTTTTCCATCCGCCATTAGCGGGATGACATCGGCGACATGCGGGTAGGGGTAGACATAGTGCATGCGTACCCAGATGCCGAGCTTGCCGAGCTCCTCCGACAGGTCGAGGAATTTCGCCCGCACTTCGCGGTCGCCGAACATCGACGTCTGGTACTTGATGTCGATGCCGTAGGCGCTGGTGTCCTGCGAGATGACCAGCAGTTCCTTGACGCCGGCCTTGGCCAGCTTCTCGGCCTCGCGCAGCACATCGGCCGCCGGGCGCGAGACGAGGTCGCCGCGCAGCGCCGGAATGATGCAGAAGGTGCAGCGGTTGTTGCAGCCTTCGGAAATCTTGAGATAGGCGTAGTGGCGCGGCGTCAGCTTGACGCCTTGCGGCGGCAGAAGGTCGATATACGGATCGTGGCTGGGCGGCGCCGCCTCATGCACCGCGGCCATCACGCTCTCATAGGCCTGCGGGCCGGTGATGGCGAGGACGTTGGGGTGCTTCTCTCGTATGACGTCCGGCTCGGCGCCGAGGCAGCCGGTGACGATCACCCGGCCGTTTTCCGAAAGCGCCGAACCAATGGCGTTGAGCGATTCGTCGCGGGCCGAATCGAGAAAGCCGCAGGTGTTGACGACGACCAGGTCCGCGCCGTCATGCTTGCGCGCGATCTCATAGCCTTCGGCGCGCAGGCGCGTGATGATGCGCTCGGAATCCACAAGCGCCTTCGGGCATCCAAGGCTGACGAAACTGACGCGAGGCGCAGACATGAGAAAACATTCCGGGTTTTTTCGGGATCGGCGGCCAGTACCACACTTATTGCGGCATTGGTATGGGCAGCGGCTGCGGCGAACGCGACCACTGCCTCCGGCAGATACCCGTACTATACAGAAGCTGTAGGACCGGCAGCGTCAGCTCACCACAGGACTGACATGCGGCCAGACCTCGACAAGGCCGCGATAGACCATATCGATCGCGACGTAGAGAATGATCAGCAGGCCGACATAGGCGATCCAGCGGTGGCGATGCAGCAGCTTGGCAATGAAGCTCGCGGCCAAGCCCATCAAGGCAATCGACAGCACCAGGCCTATGACAAGCACGGGAAAATGATCGCGCGCCGCACCGGCGACCGCCAGCACATTGTCCAGCGACATCGAAACATCGGCGACGACGATCTGCAGGGCCGCCTGGCCGAGCGTCTTGCGCGGCGCCTTGCCGCCCACCGTTCTGTCGCTGTTGAGGTCGGAATCGGACAGCGCCTCGGTCGCCTCGAACTCGTCGGCATGCGACGTCCGCAGCTCGCGCCACATCTTCCAGCACACCCACAACAAAAGGATGCCGCCGGCCAGCAGCAGGCCGACAATGGCAAGAAGCTTGACGGTGACGGCGGCAAACAGGATGCGCAGCACAGTCGCCGCCAAAACGCCGATCAGGATGGCTTTCTTGCGCTGCTCGACCGGCAGGCCGGCGGCGGCAAGGCCGATGACGATGGCATTGTCGCCGGCAAGCACCAGATCGATGGCGATGACCTGGAGGAGGGCCGTCATGCTTGCAGCGCTGAAAATGTCCATCGACCGGAGCCCCTTGCTGTATCGGCGTGTTCGTCGTCGGATATGCCGACGCCCTAACGTGTATGGTTCCCGCGCGTCAAGAGACTGCCGGCGCAATTCCAGGAAAAGTGCGTAGCGGTTTTCCGTCCGGAATCATGCAAAAACAAAGAGTTAGAGTGGGTCAGCTGCTCTGTAAAAAGCTGAACCGCTCTAACGGCCGACGCTGAAAGCCACGGGAATAGGGAAGGTCGTTCTGCCAGAGAGAATTCTGGTCGCAGCGAATTCAGTCGTAGAGATTGTACTTCGCCCAGTCGGCTTCCGGAATCTCGTCGCCGATGCG
This region of Mesorhizobium sp. C432A genomic DNA includes:
- a CDS encoding BMP family ABC transporter substrate-binding protein — its product is MKKLLIALMTTTAAMSLAASAQAADKLKACWVYTGPIGDFGYSYQHDQGRLEVEKALGDKVETAYLENVSEGPDADRAFERLAREGCKIIFGTSFGFMDPEVKVAKKFPKVMFEHATGYKTADNLGIYNARFYEGRYVLGQIAAKESKAGVAGYIVSFPIPEVVMGINSFMLGAQSVNPNFKAKIVWVNSWFDPGKEADAAKALFDQGADIIVQHTDSTAALQVAEERKLHGFGQSSDMIKFAPNAQLTSLTDEWGPYYISRVQAALDGTWKPDNVWLGIKDGAVKLAPFTNMPDDVKAMAEATAKKIADGWNPFTGPVAKQDGTPWLKDGEVADDGTLLGMNFYVKGVDDKLPQ
- a CDS encoding ABC transporter permease, whose protein sequence is MMRLELVKRPQRSMLFSALSPFIAFALTIIAGAVLFALLGVNPLSAFEIYFIEPISQVWQLHELAIKAAPLILIAVGLSVCYKANIWNIGAEGQFILGGIFGSAIPVLFPGFEGPLVLPLMLLFGMVGGAAYAAIPALLKTRFGTNEILTSLMLVYVAQLFLDWLVRGPWRDPQGHGFPQTIQFNDSAVLPELMPDAGRANWGFVFALVAAVLIWVLMSRLLKGFEVRVLGSSPRAGRFAGFGLNRMVFFAFLLSGALAGLAGISEVSGAIGQLQPVISPGYGFTAIIVAFLGRLNPLGIVAAGLVLALTYLGGEAVQSALGISDKVARVFQGMLLFFVLGCDTLIHYRIRLVGMALTKSAAKLEAAPKLKEAR
- the rimO gene encoding 30S ribosomal protein S12 methylthiotransferase RimO, producing the protein MSAPRVSFVSLGCPKALVDSERIITRLRAEGYEIARKHDGADLVVVNTCGFLDSARDESLNAIGSALSENGRVIVTGCLGAEPDVIREKHPNVLAITGPQAYESVMAAVHEAAPPSHDPYIDLLPPQGVKLTPRHYAYLKISEGCNNRCTFCIIPALRGDLVSRPAADVLREAEKLAKAGVKELLVISQDTSAYGIDIKYQTSMFGDREVRAKFLDLSEELGKLGIWVRMHYVYPYPHVADVIPLMADGKILPYLDIPFQHASPQVLKNMRRPAHGEKTLERIRGWREVCPDLAIRSTFIVGFPGETDEDFEMLLDWLDEARIDRAGCFKYEPVRGARSNDLGLEQVPQEIKEARWHRFMQRQQKISATQLAKKVGKRLPVLIDEAHGTSAKGRTKYDAPEIDGSVHIQSRRPLRQGDIVTVKIDRADVYDLYGSAV
- a CDS encoding ABC transporter permease; this translates as MDIAVNILLTIATAATPLLIAAIGELVVERSGVLNLGVEGMMIMGAVGGFGAGYLTGSPWMGLLAAIAMGAVFSLLFAVMTLSLATNQVATGLSLTLLGLGLSGMMGTSFVGQPGERLPNLYVPVLTDIPVVGRLLFGQDPIFYISIALTAAVMWFLFKTRTGLTLRSIGDSHTSAHALGIKVIRYRYLAVIFGGACAGLAGGHLSLVYTPQWVENMSAGRGWIALALVVFASWRPWRVLAGAYIFGAVWIGQLHAQAFGIPVPSQLLSSLPYLATVVVLVLISRNKRLTMMNTPASLGQPFVPDR
- a CDS encoding TerC family protein is translated as MDIFSAASMTALLQVIAIDLVLAGDNAIVIGLAAAGLPVEQRKKAILIGVLAATVLRILFAAVTVKLLAIVGLLLAGGILLLWVCWKMWRELRTSHADEFEATEALSDSDLNSDRTVGGKAPRKTLGQAALQIVVADVSMSLDNVLAVAGAARDHFPVLVIGLVLSIALMGLAASFIAKLLHRHRWIAYVGLLIILYVAIDMVYRGLVEVWPHVSPVVS